Proteins encoded in a region of the Fusarium falciforme chromosome 6, complete sequence genome:
- a CDS encoding Translationally-controlled tumor protein-like protein, protein MIIFKDILTGDELISDSYDLKEVAGTVYEADCAMIEEGGLNVDIGANASAEEAEEALDDTVVKVNNIVSSFRLQSTSFDKKSYLTYLKGYMKAVKAALQEKNAPAETITAFEKGAQAYVKEHLLPNFKDFEFYTGESMNPDGMVVLLNYREDGVTPYIIVWKHGLTEMKV, encoded by the exons ATGATTATCTTCAAG GACATCCTCACCGGCGATGAGCTGATCTCCGACTCGTACGACCTCAAGGAGGTCGCCGGTACCGTCTATGAGGCTGACTGTGCCATGATCGAGGAGGGCGGTCTCAACGTCG ATATCGGTGCCAACGCTTCcgctgaggaggccgaggaggccctCGATGACACCGTCGTCAAGGTCAACAACATCGTCAGCTCTTTCCGTCTCCAGAGCACTTCTTTCGACAAGAAGAGCTACCTCACCTACCTCAAGG GCTACATGaaggctgtcaaggctgctCTCCAGGAGAAGAACGCTCCCGCCGAGACCATCACTGCCTTCGAGAAGGGTGCTCAGGCCTACGTCAAGGAGCACCTCCTGCCCAActtcaaggactttgagTTCTACACTGGCGAGTCCATGAACCCCGACGGAAT GGTTGTCCTCCTCAACTACCGTGAGGATGGTGTCACCCCCTACATCATCGTCTGGAAGCACGGTCTTACCGAGATGAAGGTCTAA